The Neochlamydia sp. S13 genome has a segment encoding these proteins:
- a CDS encoding IS1634 family transposase → MHIVKSKFKSAAGKVYETILLRESYREGKTVKKRTVGNLSNCTPEEIAAIELALKHKGNLQALTSCNGATMQEGLSVGGVWVIYQMAKRLGIVDALGNSREGQLALWQVVARVLEQGSRLSAVRLAETYAIAPVIDLQKGFNEEDLYKNLLWLCQSQASIEDRLFTKSFCKKPPHLFLYDVTSSYLEGEKNELADWGYNRDKKKGKKQIVIGLLSSADGTPVSTEVFKGNTQDTSTFHAQIKKAKERFKCEKVTFVGDRGMIKSGQIENLQEHGFHYITAMTKAQIETLMKKGVIEYTLFDKNLAEVKEDGIRYILKRNPVRAQEIAHSRLSKLASIEKLVAMQNAYLHAHPKAQVEVALKKIKAKIERLALKTYVTVSAQDRSLSVCLNQEMLAEDAKLDGCYVIKTDLACDEVSMQEVHDRYKDLARVESAFRTVKSDLEIRPVYVRSEESTRGHVLVVMLAYMIIRELDKAWKDLYLTVEEGLRSLSTLTLIEWTVNDGLSFQQIPEPRHQNRQMLEALKVELPKVLPKNHAHVVTRKKRR, encoded by the coding sequence CCGGCAAAGTTTATGAAACAATTTTGCTGCGAGAATCCTATAGAGAAGGCAAAACCGTCAAAAAACGCACGGTGGGTAATCTATCCAATTGCACACCTGAAGAAATTGCTGCTATCGAGTTAGCTTTAAAACATAAAGGTAATCTCCAAGCTTTAACCTCGTGTAATGGAGCCACAATGCAAGAGGGATTATCTGTCGGTGGTGTATGGGTGATATACCAAATGGCTAAACGTTTAGGAATTGTGGATGCACTTGGCAATAGCCGAGAAGGTCAGCTCGCGTTGTGGCAAGTGGTAGCACGCGTATTGGAGCAAGGCTCAAGACTTTCTGCCGTCAGGCTGGCAGAAACATATGCCATTGCTCCTGTAATTGACTTGCAAAAAGGCTTTAACGAAGAAGATCTTTATAAGAATCTTTTGTGGTTATGCCAAAGCCAAGCCTCTATCGAAGATCGATTGTTTACTAAAAGTTTTTGCAAGAAACCTCCTCACTTATTTTTGTATGATGTCACTAGCTCGTATTTAGAAGGCGAGAAAAACGAGCTTGCCGATTGGGGTTACAACCGAGACAAAAAGAAAGGTAAGAAGCAAATTGTGATAGGCTTGCTAAGTTCAGCCGATGGCACACCCGTATCAACGGAAGTGTTTAAAGGCAATACGCAAGATACTTCTACCTTTCATGCTCAGATCAAAAAAGCTAAAGAGCGCTTTAAATGCGAGAAAGTCACTTTTGTAGGCGATAGAGGGATGATTAAAAGCGGGCAGATCGAAAATTTACAAGAGCATGGTTTTCATTATATTACCGCTATGACAAAAGCTCAAATAGAGACCTTAATGAAAAAAGGTGTGATCGAATATACGCTATTTGATAAAAACTTGGCTGAAGTCAAAGAAGATGGGATAAGATATATTCTTAAACGCAATCCTGTGCGCGCCCAGGAAATCGCCCATTCTCGTCTCAGCAAGCTAGCTAGCATAGAAAAATTGGTCGCTATGCAAAATGCCTATCTACATGCACATCCCAAAGCGCAGGTAGAAGTAGCGCTGAAAAAAATTAAAGCTAAAATCGAGCGTTTAGCGCTTAAGACTTACGTGACAGTTAGCGCACAAGATAGAAGCTTATCTGTATGCCTCAATCAAGAAATGCTAGCTGAGGATGCTAAGCTAGATGGTTGCTATGTGATTAAAACCGATCTTGCTTGCGACGAAGTGAGCATGCAAGAAGTACATGATCGTTATAAAGATTTAGCTAGGGTAGAATCAGCTTTTAGAACAGTAAAAAGCGATCTTGAGATACGGCCAGTCTATGTACGTTCAGAAGAAAGTACAAGGGGCCATGTTTTGGTGGTAATGTTAGCCTACATGATTATCAGAGAGCTTGATAAAGCCTGGAAGGACCTTTATTTAACAGTAGAAGAGGGCTTACGCAGTTTATCTACTTTAACGCTAATAGAATGGACAGTAAATGATGGCTTAAGTTTTCAGCAAATCCCCGAACCACGCCATCAAAACAGACAAATGCTTGAAGCCTTAAAAGTAGAGTTACCAAAAGTTTTACCAAAGAATCATGCGCATGTAGTCACTAGGAAGAAGCGCCGATAA
- a CDS encoding thioredoxin domain-containing protein, producing the protein MSKTLNHLASSLSPYLLQHQYNPVDWYPWGKEALEKAYHEGKPIFLSIGYSACHWCHVMEKESFEDKEIAELLNKHFINIKVDREERPDLDRLYMSCVQAMTGHGGWPMSIFMTPDLKPFLAGTYFPPTSRYGMPGFRSLLQEIIQQWKHNRTKLAASSEKVFQYLWEEESQHQQFHGSLSEKLLERLVEDCQKDYDSDWGGFGKAPKFPQTGVLFALLHQYHHHEQPENLKMITHTLEQMARGGIYDQLGGGFHRYSVDEKWLIPHFEKMLYDNALLSRLYLEAYQLTRQKSFLDVALHTLQYLLRDMRDPLGGFYSAEDADSEGEEGKFYLWSLAEIEESLQDPQLFCHVYGITKEGNFEGRNVLHLLTPLGALSLQEQEKLALDRQILLEKRNKRIRPGLDDKILVDWNALLISSLAKAYQITGESLYLEAAQQAAQFIENNMIQEGRLYHLWRRSLGSTPGFLEDYANYILALLDLYECDFNINWLERAQNMMEKMKVLFWDPKDKAFFASSLEHGSLLVRKKVFNDDATPAGNAHAALALLRLGSYYEYGEYNQMAEQILSLHATAMQQAPKWYGTMLCAVDCYLSSMQQIVLLGDAQDKKIRDLLAVIYSEYLPHKVVALVDKSSQELPINKDKEGDPGTAFVCYQQRCFPPTSDPSKLRCLLKEGAALKRKLS; encoded by the coding sequence ATGTCCAAAACGCTCAATCATCTCGCTTCTTCTTTAAGCCCCTATCTTCTTCAGCATCAATACAACCCTGTCGATTGGTATCCCTGGGGCAAAGAGGCTTTAGAAAAAGCCTACCATGAAGGCAAGCCGATCTTCTTATCTATTGGCTATTCGGCCTGCCATTGGTGTCATGTAATGGAAAAAGAATCATTTGAAGATAAAGAGATTGCAGAACTATTAAATAAGCATTTTATCAACATTAAAGTAGATCGGGAAGAGCGGCCGGATCTAGATCGTCTTTATATGTCTTGTGTGCAAGCAATGACAGGACATGGGGGGTGGCCCATGTCTATTTTCATGACGCCTGATTTAAAACCCTTTTTAGCAGGCACCTACTTTCCTCCTACTTCCCGCTATGGGATGCCAGGCTTTCGCTCCTTGCTACAGGAAATCATCCAGCAATGGAAACACAATCGCACTAAACTTGCTGCTTCCTCGGAAAAAGTTTTTCAATATTTATGGGAAGAAGAGAGCCAACATCAACAATTTCATGGTTCTCTTTCAGAGAAACTTCTCGAACGGCTTGTAGAAGACTGCCAAAAGGATTACGATTCTGACTGGGGTGGTTTTGGAAAAGCTCCTAAGTTTCCTCAGACTGGAGTGCTTTTTGCCCTCCTGCATCAATATCATCACCACGAGCAGCCAGAAAATTTAAAAATGATAACCCATACTCTTGAGCAAATGGCACGAGGGGGCATTTACGATCAGCTAGGAGGGGGCTTTCATCGCTATTCTGTCGATGAGAAGTGGTTAATTCCTCACTTTGAGAAGATGCTTTATGATAACGCTCTTTTAAGCCGCTTATATTTGGAAGCCTATCAGCTTACTAGGCAAAAAAGCTTTCTTGATGTTGCTTTGCATACTTTGCAATATTTATTAAGGGATATGCGCGATCCTTTAGGGGGCTTTTATTCCGCTGAGGATGCAGATTCAGAAGGGGAGGAAGGAAAATTTTATCTTTGGTCTCTTGCTGAAATAGAGGAGAGCTTACAAGATCCTCAACTCTTTTGCCATGTGTACGGGATAACAAAGGAAGGAAATTTTGAAGGAAGAAATGTTTTACATCTTCTTACGCCTTTAGGAGCTCTTTCATTGCAAGAACAAGAAAAATTGGCTTTAGATCGTCAAATACTTTTGGAAAAGCGCAATAAACGTATCAGGCCTGGCTTAGATGATAAGATTCTGGTTGACTGGAATGCTTTGTTGATTTCTAGCCTAGCTAAAGCCTACCAAATCACAGGAGAATCCTTATACTTGGAGGCCGCTCAACAAGCAGCACAATTTATTGAAAATAATATGATTCAGGAAGGTCGATTGTATCATTTATGGCGAAGATCTTTAGGATCTACGCCAGGCTTTTTGGAAGATTATGCTAACTATATTTTAGCCCTTCTAGATCTTTATGAATGTGATTTCAATATAAATTGGCTGGAAAGGGCTCAAAACATGATGGAAAAAATGAAAGTGCTTTTCTGGGACCCTAAAGATAAAGCTTTTTTTGCATCCTCCCTAGAACATGGCTCGCTTTTAGTTCGTAAAAAAGTCTTTAATGATGATGCTACTCCTGCTGGCAATGCTCATGCAGCCCTAGCTCTTCTTCGATTAGGTAGCTATTATGAATATGGGGAATATAATCAGATGGCTGAGCAGATTCTTTCTTTGCATGCAACGGCAATGCAGCAAGCCCCTAAATGGTATGGTACCATGCTATGTGCGGTTGATTGCTATCTTTCTTCAATGCAGCAAATTGTCCTGCTTGGAGATGCACAAGATAAAAAAATTCGCGACTTGCTTGCTGTAATTTATAGTGAATACCTTCCTCACAAAGTTGTGGCTTTGGTTGATAAAAGCTCTCAAGAGTTACCTATAAACAAAGATAAGGAAGGCGACCCAGGCACTGCCTTTGTCTGTTATCAACAACGCTGTTTTCCTCCCACTTCGGATCCTAGTAAGCTACGTTGCTTATTAAAGGAAGGAGCTGCATTGAAAAGGAAGCTAAGTTAA
- a CDS encoding DUF6314 family protein gives MAFIPQEQNHQILLAFWKSLKNITELTFISRTYSNDEKGWNGQGRGEVKVTKKSHTLLIFDERGTWHNQQGMQFNFYNVFQWGLDLKACKISLEHLRQGANRPIFLLHLVPSNPHLLSSLNSYFCKQDIYSGKVYFKPFSFQLTWRIKGPYKNEQIDYSYF, from the coding sequence ATGGCATTTATACCTCAAGAGCAAAACCATCAGATACTTTTGGCATTTTGGAAAAGCTTAAAGAACATTACAGAGCTCACATTTATTTCTCGAACATACTCGAACGATGAAAAAGGATGGAATGGCCAAGGACGAGGAGAAGTGAAAGTAACAAAGAAAAGCCATACCCTACTAATCTTTGATGAAAGGGGAACGTGGCATAATCAGCAAGGAATGCAGTTTAATTTTTACAATGTATTTCAATGGGGATTAGACCTTAAAGCTTGCAAAATCTCTTTAGAACATTTGCGACAAGGAGCAAACCGGCCAATCTTCCTCCTTCATTTAGTTCCTTCTAATCCACACCTTTTATCTTCTTTAAATTCCTACTTTTGTAAACAAGATATTTATTCTGGTAAGGTCTATTTTAAACCTTTTAGCTTCCAGTTAACCTGGAGAATAAAGGGACCGTACAAAAACGAGCAAATCGATTATTCCTATTTCTAA
- a CDS encoding phosphatase PAP2 family protein: MISSYLPTITPCQRSWIAAYTDIGQVALPVISGGYTLFKKDYKGFGWLALSTLITQICLEILKRIVPEKRPTGSSRSFPSGNTAAAFLGPAFLVIRYGRSILSPAVAFSYLAAIGVAIGRVLIKVHWPHDVLAGAALASSISYLTIPRL; encoded by the coding sequence ATGATTAGTTCTTACCTTCCAACTATTACTCCCTGCCAACGTTCATGGATTGCAGCTTATACCGATATCGGCCAGGTAGCCCTTCCTGTCATCTCAGGCGGCTATACTCTCTTCAAAAAAGATTACAAAGGTTTTGGATGGCTTGCTCTTTCCACCCTCATTACTCAGATTTGTTTGGAAATTTTAAAAAGAATCGTTCCTGAAAAACGGCCGACGGGAAGCAGTCGCTCTTTTCCCTCGGGCAACACAGCTGCAGCTTTTTTAGGCCCTGCCTTTTTGGTCATAAGATATGGCCGTTCGATCCTCTCTCCAGCTGTTGCATTTTCTTATCTTGCCGCTATAGGAGTAGCAATCGGCCGCGTGCTCATAAAAGTTCATTGGCCTCACGATGTGTTAGCAGGAGCTGCTTTAGCTAGCAGTATCAGCTATCTAACAATTCCCAGGCTTTAA
- a CDS encoding DUF378 domain-containing protein, translating into MKTLDIVTAILLAVGGLNWGLVGLFDFNLVEFIFGQFPAIARLIYALVGGAAVYQLFQWKTLKQCCK; encoded by the coding sequence ATGAAAACATTAGACATTGTTACAGCAATTTTACTAGCAGTTGGAGGTCTTAATTGGGGTTTAGTAGGGTTATTCGACTTTAATTTGGTTGAGTTTATCTTTGGTCAATTCCCTGCAATAGCAAGATTAATTTATGCTCTTGTGGGAGGAGCTGCTGTCTATCAGCTTTTTCAATGGAAAACACTAAAGCAATGTTGTAAATAG
- a CDS encoding GNAT family N-acetyltransferase: MANKIVIQTKRLILRSWIENDLEPFAQLNGDERVMEYFPYRLNKEESDQMAKRMQAKIETEGWGCWAVSRLDTQKFIGFIGLNTVDKPTFPLHFAPCTEVGWRLAYESWGRGYATEGAEACLKYAFEILKLAEIVSFTAAQNRRSMAVMRKIGMHYHPAEDFNHPRISEGHWLRRHVLYRLKASEWQKMIIGKKDK, translated from the coding sequence ATGGCAAACAAAATAGTAATTCAAACAAAACGCCTTATTCTACGTTCTTGGATAGAAAATGATTTAGAGCCTTTTGCTCAACTCAATGGCGATGAGCGTGTGATGGAGTATTTTCCTTATAGGCTAAACAAGGAAGAAAGCGATCAAATGGCAAAGCGTATGCAAGCTAAGATTGAGACAGAAGGTTGGGGATGCTGGGCTGTTTCTCGCCTAGATACCCAGAAGTTTATTGGGTTTATAGGTCTGAATACAGTGGATAAACCTACTTTTCCTCTTCATTTTGCTCCATGTACAGAAGTAGGATGGAGATTAGCTTATGAGTCTTGGGGCAGGGGATACGCTACAGAAGGCGCAGAGGCATGCCTTAAATATGCTTTTGAAATATTAAAGCTTGCAGAGATTGTTTCATTTACAGCTGCTCAAAATCGTCGTTCTATGGCCGTGATGAGAAAAATTGGAATGCATTACCATCCAGCTGAAGACTTCAATCATCCCAGGATTTCAGAAGGCCACTGGCTAAGAAGACATGTCTTATATCGATTAAAGGCAAGCGAATGGCAAAAAATGATAATAGGTAAGAAAGATAAATAG
- a CDS encoding DUF648 domain-containing protein: MPNNVGFFTAIEYGQKAKTRTQSILEKVDNYFYFSGKKAQVIQGKTKNGTVRTILLRGNSSLLARVGKVASYFTIVIPLLMLIAKAILRSTHHFRLINPKKKLEKGINISEHTISKIQHLMPKILFRKDDNEIEWLSTSNNLVFKLRESPQLVFKTTYSAWGVDGKGKLPIMFDGQMDRRFKNMIKAKEVCLARELGLLVIPQAKKFTVNVQDNKYVFIAEESLDVNADESSQEHLYYTYSKELNETIRQLAIFIAKTGFNDISWRNIPLLNEAADYDGPRRVGLIDVEYMKNVVDGFKGDNRSRGLIKCATTESQIDAIIDEAYKQSGALTSEEAQTLKNQRLDELEFENKLRHFYEQNGIKTGREPIQVDINSLGLDLTEEGQATFLTVKKGKIKSKEQTLTLKKAVEDVISQINKLIQDTPEQASLRGKRYVFLNTSHPPLQQYNLLRLPTEKFTLNKEDVKKIWVRQIIQALLEKGHLFKLVIVNSQQFFIQA; this comes from the coding sequence ATGCCCAATAATGTTGGATTTTTTACAGCCATTGAATATGGGCAGAAAGCCAAGACGCGTACCCAGTCAATACTAGAAAAAGTTGACAATTATTTTTATTTTAGTGGAAAGAAGGCTCAAGTAATTCAAGGCAAAACTAAGAACGGAACAGTAAGAACAATATTGTTAAGGGGAAATTCATCATTATTGGCGAGAGTGGGAAAAGTTGCCTCTTATTTTACTATTGTTATTCCCTTGTTGATGCTAATCGCCAAAGCTATACTGCGCTCCACCCACCATTTTCGGTTGATCAATCCTAAGAAGAAATTGGAAAAAGGCATAAATATCTCTGAGCACACAATTTCAAAAATTCAACACCTTATGCCAAAAATTTTATTTCGGAAAGACGATAATGAGATCGAGTGGTTATCTACTAGCAATAATTTAGTATTCAAATTAAGAGAAAGCCCCCAGCTAGTATTTAAAACCACCTACTCAGCATGGGGCGTAGATGGTAAAGGCAAGCTTCCTATAATGTTCGATGGTCAAATGGATCGGCGTTTTAAGAATATGATTAAAGCCAAAGAAGTATGCCTTGCCCGTGAACTAGGGCTTCTTGTCATCCCGCAGGCAAAAAAGTTTACGGTTAATGTACAAGATAATAAGTATGTATTTATTGCAGAAGAAAGCCTGGATGTAAATGCGGATGAAAGCTCGCAAGAACATCTTTATTATACTTACTCAAAAGAGCTCAATGAGACAATCCGACAACTGGCCATATTCATTGCAAAAACGGGTTTTAATGATATCTCTTGGCGGAATATTCCACTTTTAAACGAAGCTGCAGATTATGATGGGCCAAGACGTGTGGGCCTTATAGATGTTGAATATATGAAAAATGTGGTTGATGGCTTTAAAGGGGATAATAGAAGCCGAGGATTAATAAAATGCGCAACAACAGAAAGCCAGATAGATGCCATTATTGATGAAGCATACAAGCAGAGTGGTGCTCTTACATCCGAAGAAGCACAGACTCTCAAAAACCAAAGGCTTGATGAACTTGAATTTGAGAATAAATTACGACACTTCTATGAACAAAATGGCATAAAGACAGGTAGAGAACCTATTCAAGTTGATATAAATTCATTAGGTTTAGATTTAACTGAAGAGGGACAAGCTACCTTTCTTACAGTTAAAAAAGGTAAAATAAAATCGAAAGAACAGACATTGACTTTGAAAAAGGCTGTAGAAGATGTGATATCCCAAATTAATAAGCTTATTCAAGATACACCCGAACAAGCCTCTTTAAGAGGAAAAAGATATGTTTTCCTAAATACCAGCCATCCTCCTCTCCAACAGTATAATCTCTTAAGACTCCCTACAGAGAAATTTACTTTAAATAAAGAAGATGTGAAGAAAATTTGGGTGCGTCAAATTATTCAGGCCCTTTTGGAAAAAGGCCATTTATTTAAATTGGTTATAGTCAATAGTCAGCAATTTTTCATTCAAGCATAA